The following proteins come from a genomic window of Aspergillus luchuensis IFO 4308 DNA, chromosome 3, nearly complete sequence:
- a CDS encoding BTB/POZ domain-containing protein (COG:S;~EggNog:ENOG410PVIF;~InterPro:IPR000210,IPR011333;~PFAM:PF00651;~go_function: GO:0005515 - protein binding [Evidence IEA]), producing MDRVTHVIDPDGEVIIVLQNPNAPFAELSEALTSDNLAYILPGPSDEIQNSAEGIKALRNEPIKTLKKGKKKKKKVSSSGRRAVHHQESAPVAPAAEAPAEAPAEEPVDEPAEAPAEEPIDEPVHEPAEGPAGIGVTKQLEENCFRIQVSAKHLILSSSVFKKILTGGWKESITYLRKGSVEITADSWDVDALLIMLRIIHCQSHQIPRKLTLEMLAKVAVLADYYDCREAVVFFADTWINALDDITPATYSRDLILWLWVAWYFHLPANFKEATSSAMSLSNGWIDNLGLPIPEEIISMGA from the coding sequence ATGGACCGAGTGACTCACGTTATCGACCCAGACGGCGAAGTTATAATAGTTCTACAAAATCCAAATGCCCCTTTTGCAGAACTAAGTGAAGCTCTGACCAGCGACAATCTTGCATATATCCTTCCCGGACCAAGCGATGAAATCCAGAACTCGGCGGAAGGGATAAAAGCTTTGAGAAATGAGCCGATTAAAACGCTCaaaaaggggaagaagaaaaagaagaaagtgtCTAGTTCTGGGCGGCGTGCTGTTCATCATCAAGAGTCTGCTCCTGTAGCACCCGCTGCCGAAGCACCCGCTGAAGCACCCGCTGAAGAACCCGTTGACGAACCCGCTGAAGCACCCGCTGAAGAACCCATTGACGAACCCGTTCACGAACCCGCCGAAGGACCTGCCGGAATTGGGGTCACTAAACAGTTGGAGGAAAACTGCTTCCGCATCCAAGTATCGGCGAAACATttgatcctctcctcctcagttTTCAAGAAAATACTCACTGGTGGGTGGAAAGAAAGTATTACATATCTACGAAAAGGCTCGGTTGAAATCACTGCGGATAGCTGGGATGTCGACGCGCTCTTAATTATGCTTCGCATTATACATTGTCAGTCCCATCAAATACCGCGTAAACTGACGCTTGAGATGCTCGCGAAAGTTGCTGTTTTGGCGGACTACTACGACTGCAGGGAGGCTGTAGTCTTTTTCGCAGATACATGGATTAACGCTCTGGACGATATTACTCCCGCAACATATTCTAGGGACTTGATACTTTGGTTATGGGTTGCCTGGTATTTCCACCTCCCCGCTAACTTCAAAGAAGCCACCTCAAGTGCCATGTCTTTAAGTAACGGCTGGATTGATAATCTCGGGCTCCCAATCCCCGAGGAAATCATTAGTATGGGCGCTTGA
- a CDS encoding uncharacterized protein (COG:U;~EggNog:ENOG410PJMS;~InterPro:IPR022812,IPR027417,IPR001401,IPR000375, IPR030381,IPR020850;~PFAM:PF00350,PF01031;~go_function: GO:0003924 - GTPase activity [Evidence IEA];~go_function: GO:0005525 - GTP binding [Evidence IEA]): MNTPPDKDWIALDLDRVGDGLGLQTSRTSDRLNQIDRIRANGVGDHISLPQLAVCGDQSAGKSSVLEGVTGIPFPRQDGLCTRFATEISLRHESGQQRATAMIIPHVTRTEEEKARLNAFRHEIHDFTELPGIIEEPSALMGIRGFSTDPNAPAFSADILRLELVGNTGVHLTIVDLPGLISVSENEEDVKLVRDLVDSYLENSRTIILAVVPASSDIDTQGIIQRARHFDKAGCRTVGIITKPDLINVGTEARVARVAKNLDGTKLNLGFFLLKNPTPAQLDQGMTLAERRKAELEFFSTGPWKSQGIDPTRIGIDNLRIFLQELLDRHIERELPKVRQDVRRLLHEINGELDELGQERYSPGQIRVFLTKISSDFHNLVKAAVEGVYSGRDAAFFVVDGNDMFVRLRAAIHCENETFASYMRDHSEKRKVVADPHADEIEAEEEQILLTDKQMMSWVEQKYHETRGRELPGNHNYALLAELYHAQSDRWGNIARRHLDKTVSIVSQFIQCALKHVIKDMKVRESVSKVIDAALEMDIRHAHEELETLLEDEKRQPITYNHYYTDNIQKSRQRHSRKQLQESIDSAIEGDWNGRFHFQNSSDEVRRLVTALQDRVVVNMTEQACIEARNDLAAYYKVAMKLFVDNVCRQVIERHILARLPGIFDPVSVSAYDDEALLDLALESANTRHRRAEALQLQEALEKSLRDLGN; encoded by the exons ATGAATACACCGCCTGACAAGGACTGGATCGCGCTTGATCTGGATCGAGTTGGAGACGGGCTTGGCCTCCAGACATCCAGAACATCCGACAGACTCAACCAAATCGACCGTATTCGCGCCAATGGAGTTGGTGACCATATCTCGCTACCGCAGCTAGCCGTCTGCGGTGACCAGTCCGCTGGAAAGAGCTCAGTTCTAGAGGGCGTCACCGGGATTCCGTTTCCCCGCCAGGATGGCCTCTGCACACGGTTTGCGACTGAGATTAGCCTTCGACACGAATCCGGACAGCAGCGTGCTACTGCTATGATTATACCTCATGTCACTCGtacagaagaggaaaaggcacGTCTCAATGCGTTCCGGCACGAGATACATGATTTCACCGAGCTTCCTGGTATCATTGAAGAGCCCTCAGCGTTGATGGGAATCCGTGGATTTTCCACAGACCCGAACGCGCCAGCCTTTTCAGCTGATATTCTCCGCTTGGAGTTGGTTGGAAACACGGGTGTACATCTGACAATCGTGGATCTACCTGGGCTTATCTCTGTCTCGGAGAACGAAGAGGACGTCAAACTCGTTCGCGATCTCGTGGATTCATACCTCGAAAATTCGCGGACTATTATTCTTGCTGTTGTTCCTGCTAGCAGTGACATTGATACCCAAGGAATCATCCAACGCGCTCGTCATTTCGACAAAGCCGGCTGTCGAACAGTCGGTATCATCACGAAGCCTGACTTGATAAACGTCGGTACAGAGGCTCGTGTCGCTCGCGTGGCAAAGAACTTAGATGGTACCAAGTTGAATCTGGGGTTTTTCCTCTTGAAGAATCCAACTCCAGCGCAGTTAGATCAAGGCATGACATTAGCAGAACGTCGAAAAGCGGAGTTGGAGTTCTTCTCTACCGGCCCATGGAAAAGTCAAGGTATCGACCCTACCCGCATCGGGATTGATAATTTGcgcatcttcctccaagaGCTTCTTGACCGCCATATTGAGCGAGAACTACCGAAAGTTCGACAGGACGTGCGCAGATTGCTACATGAGATAAACGGAGAACTTGATGAACTCGGTCAAGAGAGATATTCCCCAGGCCAGATTCGTGTCTTTCTTACGAAAATCAGTAGTGATTTTCATAATCTAGTCAAAGCTGCTGTGGAAGGAGTCTATAGTGGCCGCGACGCTGCCTTCTTCGTTGTTGATGGAAATGATATGTTTGTTCGTCTTCGTGCTGCCATTCATTGTGAAAATGAGACCTTTGCCAGTTACATGCGGGATCACAGTGAAAAGCGAAAAGTTGTTGCCGATCCACACGCTGACGAGattgaggcggaggaggaacaaaTTCTCCTCACAGATAAACAAATGATGTCATGGGTCGAACAG AAATACCATGAGACTCGTGGAAGAGAGCTGCCTGGCAATCACAACTACGCACTGTTGGCCGAATTATACCATGCTCAATCGGACCGCTGGGGAAACATTGCCCGTCGGCATTTAGACAAAACTGTTTCCATAGTTTCGCAATTTATCCAATGCGCCTTGAAGCATGTTATCAAAGACATGAAAGTTCGGGAAAGCGTCTCCAAAGTGATCGATGCCGcgctggagatggatatTCGACATGCGCACGAGGAGCTGGAAACTCTATTGGAGGACGAGAAGCGTCAGCCAATTACATACAACCACTACTACACGGACAATATCCAGAAATCGAGACAACGACATTCAAGAAAGCAGCTACAAGAGTCAATCGACTCGGCGATTGAAGGAGACTGGAATGGCAGGTTTCATTTCCAGAATTCTTCTGACGAAGTTCGCAGGCTGGTAACAGCTTTGCAAGATCGGGTCGTTGTGAATATGACCGAACAGGCTTGCATTGAGGCTCGAAACGACCTGGCAGCCTACTACAAG GTGGCAATGAAACTTTTCGTCGATAATGTTTGCCGTCAGGTGATTGAAAGGCACATTCTAGCTAGGCTGCCTGGTATCTTTGACCCAGTCAGTGTTAGTGCTTACGATGACGAGGCACTTCTCGACTTGGCTTTGGAATCTGCTAATACTCGCCACCGTAGGGCGGAGGCGCTTCAACTTCAGGAAGCTTTGGAAAAAAGCCTTCGAGATCTTGGAAACTGA
- a CDS encoding uncharacterized protein (COG:K;~EggNog:ENOG410Q26E;~InterPro:IPR036879,IPR002100;~PFAM:PF00319;~go_function: GO:0003677 - DNA binding [Evidence IEA];~go_function: GO:0046983 - protein dimerization activity [Evidence IEA]): MAAKKRSIRRRRSSSKRSTYQQRTRRKNSLFLKAFEYCNLCEADIALVIRLKHNGQVFKFNSSSQWHPSREELDTSYPKPREITWGELAAQYEMGEAKM; this comes from the exons ATGGcagcgaagaagagaagcatcCGACGGCGGAGATCCAGTAGCAAACGATCCACATATCAACAACGTACTCGACGAAAGAACAGTCTTTTCTTAAAAGCTTTTGAGTATTGCAACTTGTGTGAAGCAGACATTGCACTGGTTATCCGCCTGAAGCACAATGGCCAGGTCTTCAAATTCAACTCTAGCAGTCAGTGGCATCCGTCGCGCGAAGAGTTG GACACGTCGTACCCAAAACCAAGAGAAATAACTTGGGGCGAGCTAGCTGCTCAATATGAGATGGGGGAGGCCAAGATGTAA
- a CDS encoding uncharacterized protein (COG:S;~EggNog:ENOG410PSPN) has product MECLGIPVDHRLRSLIREVRPIDSNVLDSDHIRILQEFGTSLKVGEDEDDYLATCDLSFGIEMARPETKGGILVALLQPHSSQDNSDGFLAGKRNCSTINAVSELISVASNARLSFDGISVFDAVPFLNEKVTGKNIIEKAHDVFVEMIKAKQPKVVISCFNKHTTNAIVQNLCHRGIGSNFDFDLQGSRQLAESGLELIRVNAFHPSYAINRFPEFSCFKRLLVLEFVKAFSLWQGRWNDETWMANLRNECHEQAKKLRKAEENQRYWKAHYLTSQWADLLEALRAGFKKCFFCEDGFTCVENRSYRLVESKVTWICCDIASILENEETVVPNVLEQLHSQFKSWCQISWPTTELQRNFNGLNGYYEHSALLLLKSKQQEAYARKLENIFYNFLRDLNLSYEWCQYKTICNRLALGNSFRRFAVAFESILEEAHEKNMSFDPSDTLRSMNLNS; this is encoded by the exons ATGGAGTGCCTCGGTATTCCTGTTGACCATCGACTGCGGTCTCTAATTCGGGAAGTTCGGCCAATTGATTCGAACGTATTGGACTCTGATCATATTCGAATACTCCAAGAATTCGGAACTTCACTAAAggtgggggaggatgaggatgactaTCTTGCGACATGTGATCTCAGCTTTGGAATCGAAATGGCGCGACCTGAAACCAAGGGTGGCATTCTGGTTGCCTTGTTACAACCCCACTCTTCACAGGATAACTCAGATGGCTTCTTAGCAGGTAAACGCAATTGTTCGACGATTAACGCAGTATCTGAGTTGATTTCTGTGGCAAGCAATGCAAGATTATCTTTTGATGGCATCAGTGTTTTTGACGCAGTACCATTTCTCAACGAGAAGGTTACTGGGAAAAACATTATTGAGAAGGCACATGACGTGTTCGTCGAGATGATCAAGGCAAAGCAGCCAAAAGTGGTAATATCCTGCTTTAACAAGCATACAACGAACGCAATTGTTCAGAATTTATGTCATCGAGGAATTGGGTCCAACTTCGATTTTGATCTCCAGGGGTCAAGGCAGCTAGCTGAATCGGGCTTGGAGCTTATTCGCGTAAATGCATTCCATCCCAGCTACGCGATCAACCGCTTTCCGGAATTCAGTTGCTTTAAGCGCCTACTGGTCCTGGAATTCGTTAAGGCGTTTTCCTTGTGGCAAGGGAGATGGAATGATGAGACGTGGATGGCTAATTTGAGAAATGAATGTCATGAACAGGCAAAGAAGCTTCGGAAAG CCGAAGAAAATCAAAGGTATTGGAAAGCACATTATCTCACCAGCCAATGGGCAGATCTTCTCGAGGCTTTGAGAGCAGGTTTCAAGAAATGCTTTTTCTGTGAAGATGGCTTTACCTGTGTCGAAAATCGTTCGTATCGGCTGGTGGAATCCAAGGTTACTTGGATATGTTGCGATATTGCGTCGATTTTAGAGAATGAAGAGACTGTTGTCCCGAACGTGCTCGAACAATTACACTCGCAGTTCAAAAGCTGGTGCCAGATATCATGGCCAACAACAGAGTTGCAACGCAACTTTAATGGTCTCAATGGGTACTACGAGCATTCAGCACTGTTGCTCTTGAAATCAAAGCAACAAGAGGCATATGCAAGGAAGCTTGAGAACATTTTTTACAATTTTCTACGGGATTTGAATCTGTCTTATGAGTGGTGCCAATACAAGACAATTTGCAACAGATTGGCTCTGGGAAATTCTTTTCGAAGGTTTGCTGTGGCTTTTGAAAGCATCCTAGAGGAAGCCCACGAAAAGAACATGTCGTTTGATCCGTCCGATACACTAAGATCTATGAACTTGAACTCGTGA
- a CDS encoding class I SAM-dependent methyltransferase (COG:S;~EggNog:ENOG410PNGW;~InterPro:IPR029063;~PFAM:PF13489,PF08241,PF13649), whose translation MRGFGQKPDAMDIRFITDQEPSRKAPTSSEYLVCNGSPSMSHSDSKPPDRSLFLEENGRTYHGYRRGVYMLPCDEEEQDRLDLFHKLFTVARVSASLIYAPHPRNGRFLDVGCGTGIWAIDVAHEYPNAFVVGVDLAPIQPPNHPNNCQFYAPFDFESPWTLGEDSWDLIHLQMGCGSVVAWPNLYRRILRHLQPGAWFEQVEIDFEPRCDDCSLDGLALDQWYQCLKQATQATMRPIAHNSRDTIRALEEAGFTQIDHQMMKLPLNPWHNDEHERKVARWYSLAFSESLETLSLAPFSRVFKWPLDRIRHLVAEAKSEAFNKKIHAYNILHVYQARKPGGRAH comes from the exons ATGCGCGGTTTCGGACAAAAGCCGGACGCTATGGATATTCGCTTCATTACCGACCAAGAACCCTCCAGAAAAGCCCCAACCAGCAGCGAGTACTTAGTATGCAATGGGTCTCCAAGCATGAGCCATTCTGATAGCAA GCCTCCGGACAGAAGTCTCTTCCTCGAAGAAAATGGCCGCACATATCACGGATATCGGAGAGGAGTCTATATGTTACCGtgtgatgaagaggagcaggacCGTCTTGATCTATTCCATAAGCTATTCACAGTAGCACGGGTGTCTGCGAGCTTGATCTACGCACCACACCCCAGGAATGGTAGATTCTTAGATGTGGGGTGCGGGACTGGGATCTGGGCAATCGATGTCGCCCATGAATATCCCAATGcctttgttgttggggtggatCTAGCACCTATACAACCTCCTAATCACCCCAACAACTGCCAATTCTATGCGCCTTTTGACTTTGAGAGTCCTTGGACGCTTGGAGAAGATTCCTGGGATCTCATCCATCTGCAGATGGGTTGCGGCAGTGTCGTGGCTTGGCCGAATCTCTACAGGCGGATCTTAAGGCATCTTCAACCAGGGGCGTGGTTTGAGCAGGTGGAAATCGATTTCGAACCTCGCTGCGACGATTGCTCTTTGGACGGACTAGCACTAGACCAATGGTACCAGTGCCTGAAGCAGGCAACACAAGCCACTATGCGGCCCATAGCCCACAACTCGCGTGATACAATCAGAGCCCTTGAAGAGGCAGGCTTTACCCAAATCGACCACCAGATGATGAAATTGCCTCTCAATCCTTGGCATAATGATGAACATGAGAGAAAGGTTGCTCGCTGGTATAGCCTAGCTTTTTCCGAGAGTCTCGAGACACTTAGTCTCGCCCCTTTCAGTCGCGTGTTCAAGTGGCCTTTGGATAGGATCAGACATCTAGTAGCTGAGGCTAAATCAGAGGCCTTTAACAAGAAAATCCATGCCTACAACATCCTACACGTATACCAAGCACGGAAGCCGGGCGGCCGGGCCCATTGA
- a CDS encoding uncharacterized protein (COG:S;~EggNog:ENOG410Q1DK;~InterPro:IPR036879,IPR002100;~PFAM:PF00319;~go_function: GO:0003677 - DNA binding [Evidence IEA];~go_function: GO:0046983 - protein dimerization activity [Evidence IEA]), whose product MSKESNKQKSPKSPTSPKKMMRQKRDRRKKSLLRKAYEYSKLCDADVCLGIRIRESGQVTTFLSDSTGFWSGLSSQLEIYYPRPTQKTEKDFDSNPTTDEDDSAAVEDVKGGEQ is encoded by the exons ATGTCAAAGGAATCAAACAAGCAGAAGTCACCTAAGTCACCCACCTCacccaagaagatgatgcgaCAGAAACGAGACCGGCGTAAAAAGAGCCTCTTACGAAAGGCCTACGAATACAGCAAGCTGTGTGATGCTGACGTCTGCCTGGGTATTCGCATTCGAGAGTCTGGCCAGGTCACTACATTTCTCTCCGATTCGACAGGATTCTGGTCAGGCCTTTCCTCGCAACTA GAAATATACTATCCACGCCCGACTCAGAAAACGGAGAAGGATTTTGACTCCAATCCTACaactgatgaggatgactcAGCTGCAGTTGAAGACGTCAAAGGGGGAGAACAATGA
- a CDS encoding uncharacterized protein (COG:K;~EggNog:ENOG410Q26E;~InterPro:IPR036879,IPR002100;~PFAM:PF00319;~go_function: GO:0003677 - DNA binding [Evidence IEA];~go_function: GO:0046983 - protein dimerization activity [Evidence IEA]), producing the protein MAARPRRIQKRLSDSPKSKRQQQCRRKDNLFFKSFEYCHECDADIFIMVRNKQTGQILFFNSNSNWPPSLEELASYYPKPKQVTWKELAARYATEESQNVPSDQSQARATEKNHK; encoded by the exons ATGGCAGCACGACCGCGAAGAATTCAGAAACGCCTTTCAGATAGTCCGAAATCGAAGCGCCAACAACAATGTCGCCGAAAAGATAATTTGTTCTTTAAATCCTTCGAGTACTGTCATGAGTGTGATGCGGATATATTTATCATGGTTCGAAACAAGCAAACTGGCCAAATCCTATTCTTTAACTCCAACAGCAACTGGCCCCCATcactggaggagctg GCTTCGTACTATCCAAAGCCGAAACAGGTCACATGGAAAGAGTTAGCTGCCAGATACGCTACCGAAGAGTCACAGAATGTTCCGAGTGACCAGTCACAAGCCCGGGCAACTGAAAAAAATCACAAGTAG